In a single window of the Desulfocurvibacter africanus subsp. africanus DSM 2603 genome:
- the purB gene encoding adenylosuccinate lyase produces the protein MIERYTRPEMGALWTQENKFRAWMEVELAVCRAWHKAGVIPKEAMAEIESKTVFPIDESFSARVLEIEERTRHDVIAFLTAVEERVGPVSRYIHLGCTSSDIVDTANSLLLARAGSLVGNALDVLLDVLRKLALEHKGRLCMGRTHGVHAEPTSFGLKMLGFYAEFARHRTRLQQAMDDVRVGKLSGAVGTYTALTPDVEETALELLGLRVDPVSTQIVQRDRYANFFTTLALMAGGVERLCVELRHLQRTEVREAEEGFAKGQKGSSAMPHKKNPISAENMSGLARLLRGNALAAMENQALWHERDISHSSVERVIMPDSTILAHYLLSRLAGLLRNLRIIPENMERNLKSSQQLFFSQRVLTALVESGLQRQEAYEMVQRIAMLCWEERRDFPEAVRADSAIVGRLGADRLDEVFDMGFYLRHEDVVYTRVLE, from the coding sequence ATGATCGAACGCTACACACGCCCTGAGATGGGTGCCCTTTGGACCCAGGAAAACAAATTTCGCGCCTGGATGGAGGTGGAGCTGGCGGTTTGCCGAGCATGGCACAAAGCCGGCGTCATTCCGAAGGAGGCCATGGCCGAGATCGAGTCTAAGACCGTCTTTCCCATCGATGAATCCTTCAGCGCCCGGGTGCTGGAAATCGAGGAGCGCACACGCCACGACGTCATAGCCTTTTTGACGGCCGTGGAAGAACGCGTGGGTCCGGTCTCGCGCTATATCCATTTAGGCTGTACGTCCTCGGACATCGTGGATACGGCCAACAGCCTGCTGCTTGCCAGAGCCGGCAGCTTGGTAGGCAACGCCCTGGACGTCCTGCTGGACGTTCTGCGCAAGCTGGCCTTGGAGCATAAGGGCCGGCTGTGCATGGGACGCACCCACGGCGTGCATGCGGAGCCCACCAGCTTCGGCCTCAAGATGCTCGGTTTCTACGCCGAGTTCGCCCGCCACCGGACGCGCCTGCAACAAGCCATGGATGACGTGCGCGTCGGCAAGCTTTCTGGCGCGGTGGGCACCTACACGGCGCTGACGCCCGACGTCGAGGAAACGGCCCTTGAGCTGCTCGGTTTAAGGGTGGATCCGGTCTCCACACAAATCGTGCAGCGCGACCGATACGCAAACTTCTTCACCACCTTGGCCCTCATGGCCGGTGGAGTTGAACGTCTGTGCGTGGAGCTGCGCCACTTGCAGCGCACCGAGGTGCGCGAAGCGGAAGAAGGCTTCGCCAAGGGCCAAAAAGGCTCCTCGGCCATGCCGCACAAGAAGAACCCCATCTCGGCCGAGAACATGAGCGGTCTGGCCCGATTGTTGCGCGGCAACGCCTTGGCCGCCATGGAGAACCAGGCCCTGTGGCACGAGCGGGACATTTCCCACTCTTCCGTGGAGCGGGTCATAATGCCCGATTCGACCATCCTGGCGCATTATCTGCTATCCCGTCTTGCAGGGCTGCTGCGCAACCTGCGCATCATACCCGAGAACATGGAACGGAATTTGAAAAGCTCTCAACAACTCTTTTTTTCGCAACGCGTGCTCACGGCTCTGGTGGAGTCTGGGCTCCAGCGTCAAGAAGCCTATGAGATGGTCCAGCGGATAGCCATGCTCTGTTGGGAAGAACGCCGCGACTTTCCCGAAGCAGTGCGCGCCGACTCTGCTATTGTCGGCAGACTGGGCGCAGACAGACTGGACGAGGTCTTCGATATGGGCTTCTACCTGCGTCACGAGGACGTAGTATATACGAGGGTGCTTGAATAA
- a CDS encoding M99 family carboxypeptidase catalytic domain-containing protein produces MPFPCSVRLVQWLTRYVRWPRAVYRQVTSALLVLAALLVVARPATGAEFTIFQGTQYPLRVYILEGAKPGPTVMVQGGIQGDEIAGFLTAQQLTHAKLDNGRLIIIPRANVPSIHKRQRQINVDLNRRFDRDYNEFYEDHLARAIRFFLAQADAFIHLHEGSGFYNPVWVDNLRNPRRYGQSIIIDTPVFENRIFLANYVNSVLDRLNQPITTADFRFRLFSTDTFRPDSPHAEQLKSLTCYALKNRSIPAFAIEVSKDIVQVEWKVSQQLRATVLLLEQFGLHLQVADQDTLIEQARIVAPVLRVGAQSVGSTRPAPLKLLSYEPLALTAEDLGLTNAQVKAGAAGAVGVFASDRPEINLLETPRLPLIPFRSLEVRADGTTLTSIPVEWAGTWPKAEPGQTPWFVCWHNGSLRIIPAGRTLEAVVGDQLVLEGIHGGKDEVLNLKGFIANRTLNDGQDSGPEIILDPSMFLQHWLVPTDKPDEWLCRVARETPSQSRDEFFIRIVPRRLKALVLQAEDGRRIVLDWRAGEATLLASGRYTLAEAWSNGARDKLLALAGQTPLPWGDSFELKSGERLELSLRQMTTFSPISSMTLISETPAQSKAPAQSEMLGDNS; encoded by the coding sequence ATGCCTTTCCCTTGCTCCGTCCGCCTGGTCCAATGGCTGACAAGGTACGTCCGCTGGCCACGCGCAGTGTATCGGCAGGTCACCAGTGCACTACTGGTCCTGGCGGCCCTGCTGGTCGTTGCGCGGCCCGCAACCGGAGCCGAGTTCACCATCTTTCAAGGCACGCAGTACCCTCTGCGCGTGTATATCCTGGAAGGCGCGAAGCCCGGCCCCACGGTCATGGTCCAAGGCGGCATCCAGGGCGACGAGATCGCGGGCTTTCTCACTGCCCAGCAGCTCACCCACGCCAAGCTGGACAATGGGCGGCTCATCATCATCCCCAGGGCCAACGTGCCGTCCATCCACAAGCGCCAGCGGCAGATCAACGTTGACCTCAACCGCCGCTTCGATCGCGATTACAACGAATTCTATGAAGACCATCTGGCCCGGGCCATCCGCTTCTTCCTGGCTCAGGCCGACGCCTTCATCCACCTGCACGAGGGCTCCGGTTTCTATAACCCGGTATGGGTGGACAATCTGCGCAATCCCCGGCGCTACGGACAGTCGATCATCATCGACACGCCTGTTTTCGAGAACAGGATTTTTCTGGCCAATTACGTCAACTCCGTACTCGACAGGCTCAACCAGCCCATCACCACGGCCGACTTCCGCTTTCGGCTGTTTTCCACGGATACCTTCAGGCCCGACTCGCCCCATGCCGAGCAGCTCAAATCATTGACCTGCTATGCGCTGAAAAACCGGTCCATTCCTGCCTTCGCCATTGAGGTGAGCAAGGATATCGTGCAGGTCGAATGGAAGGTCAGCCAGCAACTGCGCGCCACAGTGCTCCTCCTGGAGCAGTTCGGACTGCACCTGCAGGTAGCTGATCAGGATACGCTCATCGAGCAAGCGCGTATCGTAGCGCCGGTCTTACGCGTTGGAGCGCAGTCGGTGGGATCAACCAGACCGGCACCTCTGAAACTATTGTCTTACGAGCCGCTTGCCCTCACGGCCGAGGACCTTGGACTCACGAACGCGCAAGTCAAAGCCGGCGCGGCCGGCGCCGTTGGCGTCTTCGCCTCGGATCGGCCAGAGATCAACCTCCTGGAAACTCCGCGCCTGCCCTTAATACCTTTTAGATCCCTGGAGGTCCGCGCAGACGGGACTACCCTGACCAGCATCCCCGTGGAGTGGGCCGGCACATGGCCAAAGGCGGAGCCCGGCCAAACGCCCTGGTTCGTCTGTTGGCACAACGGGAGCCTGCGCATTATACCTGCGGGGAGAACGCTTGAGGCTGTCGTCGGCGACCAACTCGTGCTTGAGGGAATTCACGGCGGCAAGGATGAAGTGCTCAACCTCAAGGGCTTCATAGCCAACCGCACGCTCAATGACGGTCAGGACAGCGGGCCCGAGATCATCCTCGATCCAAGCATGTTCCTACAGCATTGGCTGGTGCCCACGGACAAGCCCGATGAGTGGCTCTGCCGCGTGGCGCGAGAGACTCCCAGCCAGTCTCGGGACGAATTCTTCATTCGCATCGTGCCGCGCAGGCTCAAGGCCTTGGTGCTTCAGGCCGAGGACGGCCGACGGATCGTCCTTGACTGGCGGGCAGGCGAAGCGACGCTGCTGGCGTCCGGCCGCTACACCTTGGCCGAGGCCTGGAGCAATGGAGCACGGGACAAGCTGCTGGCTCTGGCCGGTCAGACGCCCCTGCCCTGGGGAGATTCATTTGAACTCAAGAGCGGCGAGCGCCTGGAACTTTCCCTGCGCCAGATGACCACCTTCTCGCCCATCTCGTCCATGACGCTCATTAGCGAGACTCCGGCGCAAAGCAAAGCTCCAGCGCAATCTGAAATGCTTGGCGATAACAGTTAA
- a CDS encoding phosphomannomutase/phosphoglucomutase: MKPINKEVFRAYDIRGIVDRDFDLDWVETLGRACGTWFHSHGWTKAVVGHDCRHSSPGYQERLAKGLASCGLDVLLLDLVPTPAFYFAAKTLGYQAGVMVTASHNPPEFNGFKVWAGETTAHTEQVQAIYETMASGVFVQGSGTITPRGIVPTYLDALASQARVQRPVKVVVDGGNGTGGLITAELLRRVGCEVIELYCEPDGNFPNHHPDPVVEKYMHALQAKVLETGAACGIGLDGDDDRIGVVDEKGRLMFGDQLLAIYARHMLRDYPGSTVIGEVKCSHLMYREIEDLGGVPLMWKTGHSLIKAKMKETGARLAGEMSGHMFFADRYHGYDDATYAALRLVEILSEGGAPLSERLAHWPRTYSTPEIRVDCPEEIKFAIVAKAQEHFRRTREIIDVDGARILFPDGWGLVRASNTQAVLVLRFEAESAERLAALRQEVEDQIQAWIQEALESVKPVTSEA, translated from the coding sequence ATGAAGCCGATCAACAAGGAAGTCTTTCGCGCTTATGACATCCGAGGCATCGTGGACAGGGATTTCGACCTCGACTGGGTCGAGACCTTGGGCCGGGCCTGCGGCACCTGGTTTCACAGCCATGGCTGGACCAAGGCAGTTGTAGGCCACGATTGCCGCCACTCCTCTCCCGGCTACCAGGAGCGCCTGGCCAAGGGTCTTGCCTCCTGCGGCCTAGACGTGCTTCTGCTGGATCTCGTGCCTACCCCGGCCTTCTACTTCGCGGCCAAGACCCTGGGCTACCAGGCCGGAGTCATGGTCACGGCCAGCCACAATCCGCCGGAATTCAACGGCTTCAAGGTCTGGGCCGGCGAGACAACCGCCCATACCGAGCAGGTGCAGGCGATCTACGAAACCATGGCCTCCGGCGTTTTCGTCCAGGGTTCGGGCACAATAACCCCCCGGGGCATTGTGCCAACCTACCTCGATGCACTGGCCTCTCAGGCCCGCGTGCAGCGGCCCGTAAAGGTCGTGGTGGATGGCGGCAACGGCACGGGCGGACTCATAACCGCCGAACTGCTGCGCCGGGTCGGTTGCGAGGTGATCGAGCTGTACTGCGAACCGGACGGGAACTTTCCTAACCACCATCCCGATCCGGTTGTGGAAAAATACATGCATGCTCTGCAGGCCAAGGTCCTCGAAACAGGCGCGGCCTGCGGCATCGGGCTGGACGGCGACGACGACCGCATCGGCGTGGTGGACGAAAAAGGCCGGCTCATGTTCGGGGACCAGCTCCTGGCAATCTACGCCCGCCACATGCTGCGCGACTACCCCGGTTCCACGGTCATCGGCGAGGTCAAATGCTCGCACCTCATGTATCGCGAAATCGAGGATCTTGGCGGCGTTCCGCTCATGTGGAAGACCGGCCATTCGCTCATCAAGGCCAAGATGAAGGAAACCGGCGCGCGCCTGGCAGGCGAAATGAGCGGGCACATGTTCTTCGCCGACCGCTACCATGGCTATGACGACGCCACCTATGCGGCGCTGCGTCTCGTGGAGATTCTTTCCGAAGGCGGCGCGCCGCTTTCGGAGAGGCTCGCGCACTGGCCGCGCACCTACAGTACGCCGGAAATCCGCGTGGACTGCCCCGAGGAAATCAAGTTCGCCATCGTCGCCAAGGCCCAGGAGCATTTCAGGCGCACGCGCGAGATCATCGACGTGGACGGCGCGCGCATTCTCTTCCCCGACGGCTGGGGGCTCGTGCGCGCTTCCAACACCCAAGCAGTGCTCGTCCTGCGCTTCGAGGCCGAGAGCGCCGAGCGTCTGGCCGCACTCAGGCAAGAGGTGGAAGACCAGATCCAGGCCTGGATTCAGGAGGCCCTGGAATCGGTAAAACCCGTCACCTCTGAAGCCTGA
- a CDS encoding NAD-dependent epimerase, with protein sequence MTVLVTGAAGFIGSHVCEKLLAQGHEVVGLDNLTPYYSVQLKKDRLAKLLPLKGFTFLPLDIKEREATARLFAEQRFDYAINLAAQPGVRYSIEHPESYVDSNLVGFGNILEGCRHSGVKHLVYASSSSVYGLNTRMPFSVHDNVDHPISLYAATKKANELMAHCYSHLYRLPTTGLRFFTVYGPWGRPDMSHFLFVKAIFEGKPIQVFNHGKMRRDFTYIDDIVEGVVRVMDAIPEPNLAWDGQRPDPGTSPAPYRIFNIGNNNSIELEEYITAMEEAIGKPALRNYVDMQPGDVQATYADVDDLAKAVGFRPTTDIRTGIAKFVEWYRRYYNV encoded by the coding sequence ATGACCGTGCTTGTAACTGGCGCCGCCGGTTTCATCGGCTCTCATGTTTGTGAAAAGCTCCTGGCCCAGGGACACGAGGTTGTCGGCCTGGACAACCTGACGCCCTATTACTCGGTGCAGCTCAAGAAGGATCGTCTTGCCAAGCTCCTGCCTCTCAAGGGCTTCACCTTCCTGCCCCTGGATATCAAGGAGCGCGAGGCCACGGCCCGGCTGTTCGCCGAGCAGCGCTTCGATTACGCCATCAATCTGGCCGCGCAGCCCGGGGTTCGCTACAGCATTGAGCATCCTGAATCGTATGTGGATTCCAACCTCGTGGGTTTCGGCAATATCCTTGAAGGCTGCCGTCACTCGGGCGTCAAGCATCTGGTCTATGCCTCATCCAGCTCCGTATACGGCTTGAACACGCGCATGCCCTTCAGCGTGCATGACAACGTGGACCATCCCATAAGCCTATACGCCGCCACCAAAAAGGCCAACGAGCTGATGGCCCACTGCTACAGCCATCTCTACCGGTTGCCGACCACGGGCCTGCGTTTCTTCACCGTATATGGTCCATGGGGCAGGCCTGACATGTCGCATTTCCTGTTCGTTAAGGCCATTTTCGAAGGCAAGCCCATCCAGGTCTTCAATCATGGCAAAATGCGCCGCGATTTTACTTACATAGACGACATCGTCGAGGGTGTGGTCAGGGTCATGGATGCGATTCCCGAGCCAAATCTCGCGTGGGATGGCCAGCGCCCCGATCCCGGCACAAGCCCTGCGCCGTATCGCATCTTTAATATCGGAAACAACAACAGCATTGAGCTGGAAGAGTATATCACGGCCATGGAAGAGGCCATCGGCAAGCCGGCTCTGCGCAATTACGTGGACATGCAGCCAGGCGATGTGCAGGCAACCTATGCAGATGTGGATGACCTGGCCAAAGCCGTTGGCTTCCGCCCCACTACGGATATCAGAACCGGCATCGCCAAGTTCGTGGAGTGGTACAGAAGATATTACAACGTATAG
- a CDS encoding FmdB family zinc ribbon protein encodes MPIYEYRCTDCEQIFEEWQTDYKERELICPVCGSKARRLISNTSFVLKGSGWYTTDYCRPSPSNSKGPSSTSDGPKAGGDASTPASGGGSESTATGTSGTTSGS; translated from the coding sequence ATGCCCATTTACGAATACCGCTGCACCGACTGTGAGCAAATCTTCGAGGAATGGCAGACGGATTACAAGGAACGCGAGTTGATCTGCCCGGTTTGCGGCAGCAAGGCTAGGCGCCTCATCTCCAATACGTCCTTTGTCCTCAAGGGGTCCGGCTGGTACACCACCGACTACTGCCGGCCTTCCCCCAGCAACAGCAAAGGACCTAGCTCAACAAGCGATGGACCCAAGGCTGGCGGCGACGCATCCACGCCTGCCTCGGGCGGCGGCTCCGAATCCACTGCGACGGGAACCAGCGGGACAACCAGCGGTTCCTGA
- the pyrE gene encoding orotate phosphoribosyltransferase produces MDLSLKKRLARLLMEKSYVAGEVVLTSGRKSDYYFDCKQTALHPEGSWLIGKLFLDMVDDPSIHGVGGMTLGADPLISAVTVVSYLEGRPLPGFIVRKASKGHGTNQYLEGLKNFQPGDRVAMLEDVVTTGGTLIKAIERVRDAGLTVATVLCVLDREEGGRDNLAAAGHTLKPIFTRRELLELAR; encoded by the coding sequence ATGGACCTGTCGCTAAAGAAACGCTTGGCTCGACTCCTTATGGAGAAGTCCTATGTAGCCGGTGAGGTTGTTTTGACTTCCGGGCGCAAGAGTGATTACTACTTCGACTGCAAACAAACAGCTCTGCATCCGGAAGGTTCCTGGCTCATCGGTAAACTTTTTCTGGATATGGTCGATGATCCATCCATACATGGTGTCGGCGGAATGACGCTCGGCGCGGATCCCCTGATCTCGGCCGTGACCGTCGTCTCCTATCTGGAAGGTAGGCCTTTGCCCGGTTTTATCGTGCGCAAGGCTTCCAAGGGGCACGGCACCAACCAGTATCTGGAAGGCCTCAAGAACTTCCAGCCTGGCGACCGGGTGGCCATGTTGGAAGACGTGGTTACGACCGGCGGAACATTGATTAAGGCAATTGAGCGCGTGCGCGACGCCGGCCTTACGGTCGCCACGGTGCTTTGTGTCCTGGACAGAGAGGAAGGCGGCCGTGACAACTTGGCCGCCGCGGGCCATACGCTCAAGCCCATCTTCACCCGAAGGGAATTGCTTGAATTAGCCCGTTAG
- a CDS encoding L,D-transpeptidase family protein: protein MFLLVTVTAYPSAADARNSVDEQGPVIADALPLNDSATAQNSMPSEPATVSEPEAGFDAGAQAGIEAGTAPVPTPEAALVPEGDPKAAMSMAPPAQTIGDTWHLTIPEHENSPVRFLAIDKASQTFFLMERRSPLRKAVELPCATGQVAGDKYREGDLRTPEGVYFIQRKLTTGLDYQLYGDIAYTLNFPNPVDRIEGKTGYGIWIHGRGGKIVPMETRGCVALNTPDLHGLSSTLGRGTPVIIAQKIAWPPDGQSHSGEANAIIAMVREWAKAWQNKSDTFFSFYAPRKYSRSGGESFEAFKANKERLFARMPWIQVVLDDITALPGPDYWVTAFDQVYRAPGITSAVRKRLYWQKDPKGVWRIVGQEYDQPPSDLEQRYMAHVTKSVSEALSLWQAAWERADLDGYAALYLPGAHQQGRNGLKAVMEHKQTLWADNPPTRVELSNRRIALHPKGIEVAFRQVYESSNGYTDTGTKTLILEPHGEQWLISAEYWRKGN from the coding sequence TTGTTCCTGCTGGTCACAGTCACGGCCTATCCATCGGCTGCGGACGCTCGGAACTCGGTTGACGAGCAAGGACCTGTAATTGCCGATGCCTTGCCCTTGAACGATTCGGCCACGGCTCAAAATTCCATGCCTTCGGAACCAGCGACTGTCAGCGAACCCGAGGCAGGCTTCGATGCCGGCGCTCAGGCCGGCATCGAAGCAGGCACAGCGCCGGTACCCACGCCGGAAGCGGCCCTCGTGCCCGAAGGCGATCCCAAGGCAGCCATGAGCATGGCCCCACCTGCGCAGACGATCGGCGACACTTGGCATCTTACCATTCCCGAACATGAGAATTCCCCCGTCCGCTTCCTGGCCATCGACAAGGCCAGCCAGACCTTTTTTCTCATGGAACGGCGCAGCCCCCTGCGCAAGGCCGTCGAACTGCCTTGCGCCACGGGCCAAGTGGCTGGAGACAAGTACCGCGAGGGTGATCTGCGCACGCCCGAGGGAGTCTACTTCATCCAACGCAAGCTTACCACCGGCCTGGATTATCAGCTCTATGGAGACATCGCTTACACCTTGAACTTCCCCAATCCCGTGGATCGCATCGAGGGCAAGACAGGGTACGGCATCTGGATTCACGGCCGCGGCGGCAAGATCGTGCCCATGGAGACGCGGGGCTGCGTGGCCCTAAACACTCCCGACCTGCATGGTCTAAGCAGCACCCTTGGCCGTGGCACGCCTGTGATCATCGCCCAGAAGATAGCCTGGCCGCCGGACGGGCAGTCCCACTCGGGCGAGGCCAACGCCATTATCGCCATGGTGCGCGAGTGGGCCAAGGCTTGGCAGAACAAGAGCGATACATTTTTCTCCTTCTACGCCCCGCGGAAATACAGCCGCTCGGGCGGGGAATCGTTCGAGGCCTTCAAAGCCAACAAGGAACGCCTGTTCGCACGCATGCCCTGGATCCAGGTCGTGCTCGACGACATCACGGCCCTTCCGGGCCCGGACTACTGGGTGACCGCCTTCGACCAGGTTTACCGCGCGCCAGGCATCACATCCGCAGTGCGCAAGCGCCTGTATTGGCAAAAGGACCCAAAGGGCGTCTGGCGGATCGTTGGTCAGGAGTACGATCAGCCTCCGTCTGACCTGGAACAGCGCTATATGGCCCACGTCACCAAATCTGTATCCGAAGCTTTGTCCTTGTGGCAGGCAGCCTGGGAACGAGCGGATCTGGATGGCTACGCGGCGCTGTACCTGCCCGGTGCGCATCAGCAGGGCCGCAACGGCCTCAAGGCCGTCATGGAACACAAACAAACCTTATGGGCCGACAATCCCCCCACGCGCGTTGAGCTGTCCAACCGACGCATCGCCCTGCATCCCAAAGGCATCGAAGTTGCTTTCCGCCAAGTTTACGAAAGCTCCAACGGATATACGGATACCGGAACCAAGACCCTCATCCTCGAACCACACGGCGAGCAATGGCTCATTTCCGCCGAATACTGGAGAAAGGGCAACTGA